A single genomic interval of Streptomyces sp. 1222.5 harbors:
- a CDS encoding ATP-binding cassette domain-containing protein, producing the protein MTSIRVSGLRVRHRRTLALDSLDLGLGLGVHGLLGPNGAGKTSLIRVLATVARPDAGRVEILGEDTAGHRGRTEVRRRLGYLPQEFGYYPGFTVREFVAYMAWLKEMPAERVPDAVERAVARVGLEDRIDAKVRTLSGGMVRRVGIAQAVVNDPAVLLLDEPTAGLDPEQRVEFRALLRELGVTATVVVATHLVEDVAAACTEVTLLDAGRVAYRGTPEALSALGETSGGPGDHPIERGYTAALRAHRAADAGAREAV; encoded by the coding sequence TTGACTTCGATACGTGTGTCCGGCCTGCGGGTCCGGCACCGCAGAACGCTCGCCCTCGACTCCCTGGACCTCGGCCTCGGCCTCGGTGTGCACGGGCTGCTCGGGCCGAACGGGGCCGGGAAGACCTCGCTGATCCGGGTGCTGGCCACCGTCGCCCGGCCGGACGCCGGGCGGGTGGAGATCCTCGGCGAGGACACCGCCGGGCACCGCGGCCGGACGGAGGTGCGGCGCCGGCTCGGCTACCTGCCGCAGGAGTTCGGCTACTACCCGGGCTTCACCGTGCGGGAGTTCGTGGCGTACATGGCCTGGCTGAAGGAGATGCCCGCCGAGCGGGTGCCGGACGCCGTGGAGCGGGCCGTGGCCCGGGTGGGTCTCGAGGACCGTATCGACGCGAAGGTGCGGACCCTGTCCGGCGGCATGGTCCGCCGGGTCGGCATCGCGCAGGCCGTCGTCAACGACCCGGCCGTCCTGCTCCTGGACGAGCCGACCGCCGGGTTGGATCCGGAGCAGCGGGTGGAGTTCCGCGCGCTGCTGCGGGAGCTGGGTGTCACGGCGACGGTCGTGGTCGCGACGCACCTGGTGGAGGACGTGGCCGCCGCATGCACCGAGGTCACCCTCCTCGACGCCGGGCGGGTCGCCTACCGCGGCACGCCCGAGGCGCTCTCCGCGCTCGGCGAAACCTCCGGCGGCCCCGGCGACCATCCGATCGAGCGCGGGTACACCGCCGCCCTGCGGGCCCACCGCGCGGCGGACGCGGGCGCACGGGAGGCGGTGTGA
- a CDS encoding zf-HC2 domain-containing protein — protein sequence MTNGNARIWHVSDDLAARYAEGVLPEPDAWSLEKHVEGCGGCAATVSEAVRGTAAGTVLAQVRDAVLASMPSAPVPATPAVRRGSPRRPPVSHRFARLLWAAGPAVRGAWLPAVLVVAAGALALAYGTGYPGARALLLAVAPVVPVAGVALSYGPHADPLHEVAAATPGGGLRLALTRTVAVLAVSLPLLTLTGLLLPASGAPAAAAWLLPGLALALGSLALASFVGCRTAALLTGGGWLLAVLGPVPAAPGGAAGARLAEQLSRCFDGVGAQSAWASAAVLSAVLVTARRPVYDRPLGR from the coding sequence ATGACGAACGGCAACGCGCGCATCTGGCACGTGTCCGACGACCTCGCCGCCCGCTACGCCGAGGGCGTGCTGCCGGAGCCGGACGCATGGTCCCTGGAGAAGCACGTGGAGGGCTGCGGGGGCTGCGCGGCCACGGTGTCGGAGGCGGTGCGCGGCACGGCGGCCGGGACGGTCCTCGCGCAGGTGCGGGACGCGGTCCTGGCCTCGATGCCCTCGGCGCCGGTGCCGGCGACGCCCGCCGTGCGGCGCGGCAGCCCGCGGAGGCCGCCCGTGTCCCACCGGTTCGCGAGGCTGCTGTGGGCCGCGGGGCCCGCGGTGCGCGGGGCGTGGCTGCCCGCGGTGCTCGTGGTGGCCGCCGGGGCGCTGGCCCTGGCGTACGGCACCGGATACCCCGGGGCGCGGGCACTGCTGCTGGCGGTCGCCCCGGTCGTGCCGGTCGCGGGGGTCGCCCTGTCCTACGGTCCGCACGCCGACCCGCTGCACGAGGTCGCCGCGGCCACCCCGGGCGGCGGGCTGCGGCTCGCGCTCACCCGGACGGTCGCCGTCCTGGCGGTGAGCCTGCCGCTGCTGACCCTCACCGGTCTGCTGCTGCCCGCGTCCGGCGCCCCGGCCGCCGCGGCCTGGCTGCTGCCGGGGCTGGCGCTGGCGCTCGGCTCGCTGGCCCTGGCCTCCTTCGTGGGGTGCCGGACGGCTGCCCTGCTGACGGGCGGCGGCTGGCTGCTGGCCGTCCTCGGCCCGGTGCCCGCCGCACCCGGCGGCGCGGCCGGCGCGCGGCTGGCCGAGCAGCTCTCCCGCTGCTTCGACGGCGTCGGCGCGCAGAGCGCGTGGGCGTCGGCGGCCGTGCTGAGCGCGGTCCTGGTGACGGCCCGCCGCCCCGTGTACGACCGCCCGCTCGGCCGGTGA